A DNA window from Parafrankia discariae contains the following coding sequences:
- a CDS encoding NADPH-dependent F420 reductase produces the protein MRIGILGAGVMADALGTRWAAAGHELMVAGRTTQKARALAEKWGGRVGGFQETAAFGDAALIAVLYQGMPATLAAIGDGLRGKPVIDCNNPVEVDHFTLVTAPGQAMAWEIQNATGGQVVKAFNLCHARVWKMDEPLFDGRRLSVPYCTDEAAAAAVARQLIEQVGGEPVSVGDLRHAHHLEAMAAVVISLLFAGRDPSTVFNLVDALPPA, from the coding sequence ATGCGAATCGGAATCCTAGGTGCTGGTGTGATGGCGGACGCACTCGGAACCCGCTGGGCGGCGGCCGGTCACGAGCTGATGGTCGCGGGCCGAACGACACAGAAGGCGCGTGCTCTGGCGGAGAAGTGGGGCGGCCGGGTCGGTGGGTTTCAGGAGACGGCCGCGTTCGGCGACGCGGCGTTGATCGCGGTTCTTTACCAGGGGATGCCCGCCACGCTGGCGGCGATCGGCGACGGCCTGCGCGGCAAACCGGTAATCGACTGCAACAACCCCGTCGAGGTCGACCACTTCACGTTGGTCACCGCCCCTGGCCAGGCCATGGCGTGGGAGATCCAGAATGCGACCGGCGGGCAGGTGGTGAAGGCATTCAACCTGTGCCATGCCCGCGTGTGGAAGATGGATGAGCCGTTGTTCGACGGGCGTCGGCTATCTGTTCCGTACTGCACGGACGAGGCCGCCGCGGCGGCCGTCGCCCGCCAGCTGATCGAGCAAGTGGGAGGCGAACCCGTGTCGGTCGGCGATCTCCGCCATGCTCATCATCTCGAGGCCATGGCGGCAGTCGTGATCTCGCTGCTGTTCGCCGGGCGCGATCCGAGCACGGTCTTCAACCTGGTCGACGCTCTCCCACCTGCGTAG
- a CDS encoding winged helix-turn-helix transcriptional regulator, with product MADYDVFVADCPARTTLEVIADTWSVVVVYALRDGPRRYTDLRARIGGISKKMLTQTLRKLERRGIVERRDLATAPKGVEYRLTDLGRSLLAPVSVLARWAEEHAEELGDDSFA from the coding sequence ATGGCCGACTATGACGTCTTCGTAGCCGACTGCCCGGCTCGCACGACCCTGGAGGTCATCGCCGATACCTGGTCGGTCGTGGTGGTGTACGCCCTCCGGGACGGTCCTCGGCGCTACACCGATCTTCGTGCTCGGATTGGTGGGATCAGCAAGAAGATGCTGACTCAGACTCTCCGGAAGCTTGAACGGCGGGGCATCGTCGAGCGGCGAGACCTGGCCACAGCGCCCAAGGGCGTCGAGTATCGGCTCACCGACCTGGGCCGGAGCCTGCTGGCGCCAGTATCCGTGCTCGCCCGCTGGGCCGAGGAGCACGCGGAGGAACTCGGCGACGACTCGTTTGCCTGA